The genomic DNA ACCTCGCTACTATGAATATAGTGAAAATAAGGTTGATCTCAGTTGGGTGTTCTAGCTATTGTAAAATAAGCTACAATACAGAATTTCTAGCACCCCACCCCCTTCTAATGTTTTACAAGTGATAGACACTGAAAAATAATTCAGCTGGTGATGGTATTGATATCATGTATCTGACTACTTTTGCTACGTATACCATCCTCATTGCTATTGTAGACTTGGTTTGCTTGGGAAATGTTATAACGGGTTGCTTCTTTTACAGATGGTACCATTGCTGATCTGCTGAAGGGTGAAAACCGCAGTGAAGATGTCGTTGGTCCCAATGTGAAGTATTGCCTTCAGAAGTCTCTTGACCCTGAGGATGTTGGTTGCTATCTCAACCCTGGCCAGAACGACAGTCTACAGGAATGTGGCTTCAATGCAACAGCCAAGACTATCCTAGTGATCCATGGGTGGACTGTGAGTATACATTTCTTGCTGCGTCACAAGGTCCACTTGATAAAGGAACATGCAAGTTACTTTCTACAGAATTCAACTAAATGTTGCACTGCTAGTGtcatgtgtttaattaaaaataaatacataaatctcTTTTGGCATAATCTGTTTGTTTAGAGGACATTCTACCGATTCTACCCGAGTCtctgtaaaaaaacaactatattgcACCCTATTATGGATATGGATGCGGGCTCGCCCTTTGGTAATTGTTCAGCCGGTTGGCACACATACACTTGGCTGTCATAACATTCTACTGTCTTGTTGTCCAAGTTCTCGTCCTAAGCCTCTGAATACAACTGTTATTTGTTTTGTCTTGCAGATGAGTGGTATGTTTGAAAAGTGGCTCCAAAAGCTGGTTTCTGCTATTCAGGAGCGTGAAAAGGAAGCCAATGTCCTTGTAGTCGACTGGATCAACCTTGCCCACCAAGTGTATCCAGATGCTGTTAACCACACAAAAACTGTCGGGCATGACATTGCTAAGTTCCTCGAATGGTTAAAGGTATGACCAGgttttgttagtgtgtgtgtgtgtgtatatgtgtgtgtgtgtatgtgtgtatatatatatatatatatatatatatatatatatatatatatatatatatatatatatataatacacagacacagacgtgctcaaatttgttggtacccttacagctcattgaaataatgcttcattcctcctgaaaagtgatgaaattaaaagctattttatcatgtgtacttgcatgcctttggtatgtcatagaataaagcaaagaagctgtgaaaagagatgaattattgcttattctacaaagatattctaaaatggcctggacacatttgttgataccccttagaaaagataataaataattggattatagtgatatttcaaactaattagtttctttaattagtatcacacatgtctccaatcttgtaatcagtcattcagcctatttaaatggagaaaagtagtcactgtgctgtttggtattgtgtgcaccacactgaacatggaccagagaaagcaaaggagagagttgtctgaggagatcagaaagaaaataatagacaagcatggtaaaggtaaaggctacaaggcCATCtcaaagcagcttgatgttcctgtgacaacagttgcaaatattaagaagtttaaggtccatggaactgtagccaacctccctgggcgtggccgcaagaggaaaattgaccccagattgaacagaaggatagtgcaaatggtagaaaaagaaccaaggataattgccaaagagatacaagctgaactccaaggtgaaggtatgtcagttccTGAtagcaccatccgtcgctttttgagcgaaagtggtctccatggaagaagacccaggaggactccacttttgacagaaaaacataaagccagactggaatttgctaaaatgcatattgacaagccacaatccttctgggagaatgtcctttggacagatgagtcaaaactggagctttttggcaagtcacatcagctctatgttcacagacgaaaaaatgaagctttcaaagaaaagaacaccatacctacagtgaaacatggaggaggctcggttatgttttggggctgctttgctgcgcctggcacagggtgccttgaatctgtgcagggcacaatgaattctcaagactatcaaggcattctggaacgaaacgtactgcccagtgtcaaagctctgtctcagtcaaaggtcatgggtcctccaacaggataatgacccaaaacacacagctaaaagcacccaagaatggataagaacaaaacattggactattctgaagtggcagtctatgagtcctgatctgaatcctatcgaacatctatggaaagagctgaaacttgcagtctggagaaggcacccatcaaacctgagacagatggagcagtttgctcaggaagagtgggccaaactacctgttaacaggtgcagaagtctcattgagagctacagaaaacgtttgattgcagtgattgcctctaaaggttgtgcaacagaatattcggttagcggtcccatcatttttgtccatgccattttcatttgttttgttatttacaatattatgttgaataaaaaatcaaaagcaaagtctgatttctattaaatatggaataaacaatgatggatgccaattacttttgtcagtttcaagttatttcagggaattgtgcattcttcgttttttgtggcgtGGTACCAACAAttctgagcacgtctgtgtgtgtgtaattattatataatatatatatattatataaaataatataatgagAGCTGTATTGTAGGTTTATTAAAGTTTCTGTAAAAGGTATGTGCTGGAGGCAACATTCCAAATACACTCTGCCGCCATCCCCCGAGCATTGTCGGGTCCAGATAtctgtttaaaactgtttattCATTTGTATGTGCTTTAGCTTGACCTAACAAACAAAATTCTCGTCTTTAGAAACAGGTGACGTTCATCTGCGTGCATGAGGCGCAGAGCTGTGTAGCTTTATCTTGGTGCTGGCAGCTGCAATCTGCTTATGTGGGTGGCAAATATAAATGAGTGAAATCCCCTGTGAAGATTACCATTTAAAACTCTTGCCTCATGTTTGCAGGATGAATTGAACTTGCCTCTTCAAAACGTGCACATGATTGGGTACAGCCTGGGAGCTCATGTGGCTGGTTATGCTGGTAACTATGTGAATGGAACAATCGGCAGAATAACAGGTAAAGTGAAGTCACATATTGCGCTGTGTGCATATTCCTTTAACATGAGAATATTCTAATTTTATAGTTCAAATGCAGATTCCCTTGATTGACTAAGTTTACATGCTTATACTGGCTGTGCAAAGGGGAAGGCATTATTAAAGGATAGCTGTTGATGGAAAGACCTGTTTTGATTTTAGGTCTGGACCCGGCGGGCCCCATGTTTGAAGGGGTCGATTCGGACAGTCGCCTGTCTCCTGATGACGCTGACTTTGTGGATGTTCTGCACACCTACACAAGGGAGGCTTTGGGTGTCAGCATTGGCATCCAGCAACCTGTGGGTCACATTGACATTTATCCTAATGGAGGGGATAGCCAACCTGGCTGTGGTTTAAGTGACATACTGGGTACAATGGCTTACAGAGGTAAGCATATCTTCCTTGTATCTTGTaagtaattttaaaacactttgctTTGCATGCCTTTGAGAGttcaacacagaacacaaagctCCATGAATTTCCTACACtaattaaatgtaattgcaaGAAAAGCCTAACTGCTGTCTTGTATCATAACTACTGTAGACTTGTAAAAGAGTAAGGTACTTGCTTGGGTATGTCATAGAGGTGCAATTTTCAAAAGTGGGATTCATAGAAATGGAGTAGAAGATACTGCAGGGGAAAATTATCCCAACAATGCTGGTCTGATGTTAGAACTTCTGCATCAGttttgtacagtgtgtgtgttttttttttcttttttttttttttttgtttttaaacaaacacattctaAATGTCTGAAACAAATCCCTTCCACTCTTCTAGTGAAAATTCCAAGCGTGCATCTGGATAAACTGGCCACCAGACTAGCGATGAAAGTAACTGAAAGAATGAGATGCTACATGTTCGTGCCTTGCTTTGAATCGGTACTCTGAAGATGCACTCAATCATCCTGGTTCTGAAATGTAACTTAAGCTCTTTTCTAAATTGCTGATTCAGTTGTATTCTTGTGTTTCAGGTTTTGGGGAAGCTGTAAAATGTGAGCATGAGCGCTCGGTGTATCTTTTTATAGATTCACTTCTGAATAAAGATCACCAGAGCTTTGCATACCGGTGCACGGATCCCAGCCGCTTCAAGAAAGGGATTTGCCTGAGCTGCAGGAAAAACCGATGCAACAACCTGGGTTACAATATCAAGAAGATGCGCAACAGGAGAAACAGCAAGATGTACCTCAAAACACGGGCAGATATGCCTTTTGGAGGTAAGCAAATCaatgtaccgtattccttcaaatttaagaccaccctcaatttgaggaaaaaataaaacccaaaataaagctgcatttacaaagatgcaacctcagttacgcatataagaaaacgatgtgtggaggcagtttgcaaacttctgctgtcacacagagcattagtaATGTGCTTTTTCTCATTTCCAGTAGTGattacatgcatcactatactgtactctaacttaatttgaaggaatacggtggtgtctttttttaaaattggtaTGAAGTGGCATGTGTGCATGAAGATGCATGTTTGTACACTTTAAATTGTGGCATTTGTAGAGATGTACTGAAAGTTTCCACTATGCTGTAAATAAGGCATGAGTTAAGTTTAATAAGTAAAAGCAAGAAATGCCACCTCCTGTTCCTATAAAATATTCATACTGCATCGCCTTTTAAACTGAACTAAATTAAGAGACTTTTTCAACACTTACAGCTGTTAATCTCATAAATGTTCCAACAACAAAAGACCTTCACAAAGACTTCttgtacaaatgttttttttattttgcaaggcATTCAATGCAGCAATAGGGTAGATACTGTAGTATAGCATGCAGTTGTCAATGATCTAAATAaatagaaccttttttttttttttaaaggagtacattttaatatgaaaataaacaTTGTATTGAAACAAAATTgataacattttgtattttttttttaggttatcaCTACCAGATGAAGATGCATGTCTTTAGCAAAGCCGATGGGGAGGACAAAGACCCAACGTTCTTTGTTAAACTTTATGGTGCCCATAATGACACAAAAGACCACAGTGTTGACCTGTAAGTATCTGTACCTGATGAGGActcatttgttttacaaaagaccATTTCAAATCTTCCT from Acipenser ruthenus chromosome 2, fAciRut3.2 maternal haplotype, whole genome shotgun sequence includes the following:
- the LOC117408378 gene encoding endothelial lipase-like, with the translated sequence MKELAFSLWIFFLTCVAAVLSSDLEKEGLFKDGTIADLLKGENRSEDVVGPNVKYCLQKSLDPEDVGCYLNPGQNDSLQECGFNATAKTILVIHGWTMSGMFEKWLQKLVSAIQEREKEANVLVVDWINLAHQVYPDAVNHTKTVGHDIAKFLEWLKDELNLPLQNVHMIGYSLGAHVAGYAGNYVNGTIGRITGLDPAGPMFEGVDSDSRLSPDDADFVDVLHTYTREALGVSIGIQQPVGHIDIYPNGGDSQPGCGLSDILGTMAYRGFGEAVKCEHERSVYLFIDSLLNKDHQSFAYRCTDPSRFKKGICLSCRKNRCNNLGYNIKKMRNRRNSKMYLKTRADMPFGGYHYQMKMHVFSKADGEDKDPTFFVKLYGAHNDTKDHSVDLPDKIGLNFTNSFLVFTEEDIGDLLKIKLSWEGAPKSWFSIWKKMKSVLYSGGTKENQVLEVRRIRVKCGETQKKFTFCAEDPTATKITPGNEITFVKCRDGWEVKPRKRLHY